A genome region from Pan paniscus chromosome 17, NHGRI_mPanPan1-v2.0_pri, whole genome shotgun sequence includes the following:
- the LOC100994631 gene encoding bolA-like protein 2, with protein sequence MPASLPLCFDAIIKSKKAYVREVAPVRAQSSVAGVRAGVLSPLGCRPSWTTARELSTNYLQEKLQRDLEAEHVEVEDTTFNRCACSFRVLVVSAKFEGKPLLQRHQLVNACLAEELPHIHAFEQKTLTPEQWAREQQK encoded by the coding sequence ATGCCAGCATCCCTACCCTTGTGCTTTGATGCCATCATTAAGTCAAAGAAAGCTTACGTCAGGGAAGTGGCTCCTGTAAGGGCGCAAAGCAGCGTGGCAGGGGTCCGAGCTGGGGTTCTGTCTCCGCTGGGCTGCCGCCCCAGCTGGACTACCGCCAGGGAACTCAGCACCAATTACCTCCAGGAGAAGCTGCAGCGGGACCTGGAGGCGGAGCATGTGGAGGTGGAGGACACGACCTTCAACCGTTGCGCCTGTAGCTTCCGAGTCCTGGTGGTGTCAGCCAAGTTCGAGGGGAAGCCGCTGCTTCAGAGACACCAGCTGGTGAATGCGTGCCTAGCAGAAGAGCTCCCACACATCCATGCCTTTGAACAGAAAACCCTGACCCCAGAGCAGTGGGCCCGTGAGCAGCAGAAATGA